In Neptuniibacter halophilus, the genomic stretch ACCGAGAAAGGCCGGTTTAACTTTACGGATCAGCAGCACTGCAGCCGCAGTCACAAAGCCCTCCACCACCATCACCGGAATATGTGCAACAAAGGTTGCCTTGGCCGCCAACAGGAACGCTTCACCGGAGAGCATCAGGGAGAACGCCACCATAATCGTGGTTAACACAATGGAGCCGGCACCGCCGACCGCCCCCCAGAAGGCTGCCAGTTTCGGTGACGAGGCCTGTATTCCGGGTCGGCAGAGGTAATAGATCAGTACCGCCGGCAGTGCGATGTTTACCGCGTTCACCCCCAGCACCAGGAAACCGCCAAAGCCGAAAAAAACCGCCTGCAGAAACAACGCCACCAGCAAAGCCGGGAAAGCGGCCCAACCAAGGGCCAGGCCGATCAGTCCGTTAAGGATCAGGTGCACACTGGAGAAGCCGATTGGCAGATGAATATAGGAGGCGATAAAAAATGCCGCCGAGAGCACACCCACCTGAGGCAGATGATCGTAGTCCATCTTTTTCAGGCCAATCGCCACGCCCGCCACCGTTAATGCAGCTCCCGCGGCCAGTACCGGCACGGCCAGCGCGCCATCGACAATATGCATGCTGATCCCCTCTGTTAGTCTGCCGGATGGGCCTGAACCCAGATTACCGCATCCTGAGACAACTCTTTACCCTTGTGCTCAGTTTTTGGCCCCACACCCAGTGCCACAAAGCCCCACTGCCCGGCTTTAGGGATACCAAAGGTAAAGGTACCGTTGGCATCGGCTTTGATCGTCATCGTAATGAAGACGTCCGAAGGAACCTTCATATTAGCTTCTTTGGCAAACGCATTCTGTGTCAGGTCCGGCTCGTAGTTGATGTATTCCACCTCAAGCTCTGCAAACGGCACAGGCTCGCCGGCGCTTTTCACGATGCCGGTAAATGTTCCTCCGGCATAGATCGCATAAGGTTTTGTCAGTGGAACAATCTCGGCATCCAGCCCCAGCTCCTGATCCCAGTCAGTCGGCAGGCTGCCAACATTCACAATGGTCTTGGTAATCTGCTGAATATAAAGATCTTCCGCAGCTTCGAGATAAGGCGCCATCTGGTAAACAAAGACATAATCCCCGAGCCCGCGCAACTTAACGTCTGCTTCGTAGGATTCACCGCGGTTTTCGTTACTGCTCCATTGCGCCGGGTTTACCTGACCCAGCAGATCGGTTTTCTGGCCTTTTTTGATCACATAGAACTGCTCCGGCCGGTCCACTGCCATCACATGACCATTGTCGGCAGGATGGGTAAACGGCATTTTAAGCGTAATCTGGCCGCCGCGCTCACGCAGCAGATCCGGGGTATAAACCATCTGAAAATGGGCCTGCGCCAGAGACGAATACAAAGCGGCGCCGGCAAGGGCAGAAACAGCAAATTTTTTAAACATGAAAAAGCTCCAACAGATAAGGTGTCGGAGTTGGGAGGATTAAGCAGGCGCAACCGGGCGGCCCTAACAAACAAGCCACCACCAGACAACAGTGCACCAATACTCGGTGAAGCCCTCCGCAACACCAGTGAAAAACTTACCAGGCTGGTATCCGGACTCATTGGCGGGGTTAACCCGATCGACTCGCCTTCCCATCTCCGCGCTGAGTGCGCAAGCGACAGTGGCATCAGAGCCGACTTAACCAATTTACCGTTGCGGGGGCAGTGTCGGGATTGCCGGAGTACTCCAGCGCACCAACTTCCCGGGCCAGTCACGACCTGTACCAGAGGTACGGCCTGATAAGCGGACAACCATACCGGGCCTGTGGAGGCAATGCAATTGAGATATCTGCGGTTCTGTATGAATGGAATACATAAAGCGGATGAGCCTCTATAATAAAGCCCGAATTTAACTCACAGACAGGTTCGAGATGCTTTACGTTTTACCTGAAACCACCGGCGATATCATTGTACTGCAGGCTAACGGTACCCTCACCACCGCCGACTATACAGAGACCTTCCTGCCCCTGTTTGATCATGTAAAGAACACGCACCCCGAAGTTCGTTTACTGATCACCTTCGCACCCGATTTTGAAGGCTTTGAGGCCGGTGCGTTGTGGGAAGATATGAAGTTCGGCACTCAACATGCCAGTGATTTCCATCGGGTTGCTATTGTTGGCGACGCGAAATGGACAGACTGGATGAGTAAAGTGGCTGATCTGCTGATGAAAGGCGAGATCCGCCACTACAGGATGACCCAGCTACTGGAAGCCCTGCGCTGGATCAACGATGAAGATGAGGATGACGAGGAGAACGAACCCCTCTATCCCTTTGGCGGCTGATCAACCGGCCACCGCAGGCAACAACCGGCACTGACCGCCAGGTCAGTGCACCGTCAGAATCCCGCTCTGCACCATCTGTGCATAGAGCGCATCACGCTGATCCTGCGGAATATCCACAAAGTCCAGATTACCGTAGAGAAACACCTCATCGAGATCGATCTCAATCACCTGGGCATCGGAATCCACCGTCTCCTCCGGAAGGAGAGACTCGTCATCGGCGAACTGGACTACTCGGTACACTTTTGCTTTTTCGTCGTTATCGCTCACGGCACATACCTCCCGTTCGGTTATTCTGAAACCCTATACCAGAAACGCAGTAAAGCCAAACCCCAAAGAGCAGAAAGCCGGGCGCAGGCCCGGCTTTCATTTCGACTTTTTACTGTGCAGAGCGCCGGGTAAGCGCTCTCACAACGCTCCCGGGTTATTTACCCTGCAGAGACGGTGCCTGAGCATCGAAGTACTCGCGTGTCAGACGGAACACAACCGGGCTCAGCAGCGCCAGCGCGATCAGGTTAGGAATCGCCATCATTGCGTTCAGGGTATCAGCCAGCAGCCATACAAAGTCCAGACTGATGGTCGTACCTACAAACACAGAGATAATCCACAGAACACGGAACGGCATAATAACCTTCACACCGAACAGGTACTCTGCACAACGCTCGCCGTAGAGGCTCCAGCCCAGAATGGTGGTGAATGCGAAGATCGCCAGCGCAATCGCTACGATGTAGTTACCTACACCCGGCAACGCGGCTGCGAATGCAGCAGACGTCAGCGCTGCACCGGACTCACCGGAAGTCCAGACACCGGAGGTGATGATCACCAGACCTGTGATAGAGCAGATGATGATGGTATCCAGGAAGGTACCCAGCATCGCAATCAGGCCCTGACGTACAGGATCTTTCGTCTGAGAAGCGGCGTGCGCAATAGGCGCAGAACCCAGACCGGCTTCGTTAGAGAAGACACCACGTGCCACACCGAAGCGGATCGCCGCCCAGACTGCAGCACCAGCAAAACCACCTTCTGCAGCAGATTCAGTGAACGCGTAAGTGAAGATCAGATCCAGAGCATGCGGAATGGCTTCAGCATTAATTGCCAGTACCACCAGACCCGCGATCAGGTAGCTGATCGCCATCAGTGGAACCAGAGAACCGGCTACCGCACCGATACGCTTGATACCGCCCAGCAGAACTGCAGCGGTCAGAACCATCAGGATTACACCCGTAACCCAGGTCGGCATTGAGAAGTTAGCTTCCAATACCGCAGCCACTGAGTTGGACTGTACCGTGTTACCGATACCGAAACCGGCAATAGTACCGAAGATCGCGAACGCTGTACCCATCCAGGCCCACTTGGAACCCAGACCGTTTTTGATGTAGTACATCGGGCCACCTACGTGGTTACCGTCTTCATCAACTTCACGATACTTAACCGCCAGAACGGCTTCAGAATATTTTGTGGCCATACCCACCAGGGCCGTACACCACATCCAGAACAGTGCACCCGGGCCACCCAGGAATACAGCCGTAGCCACACCTGCGATGTTACCTGTACCCACGGTTGCAGACATTGCAGTCATCAATGCCTGGAACGGTGAGATCTCACCGGATTCTTTGTCTGATTCAGAGGTCTGGCGACCATTCCACAACAGTTTGAAGCCGGTACCCAGCTTCAGGATAGGCATCAGTCTCAGACCCAGTTGCAGGAACAGGCCCACACCCAGAATCAGCACCAACATCATTGGACCCCAGACGATCCCGTTGATCTGACCGATCAGATTGCTTAACGCTTCCATTTTTTCCTCGATATATTTTTGTAATGTGAGGTTGCTCTACTTCTACTCATGGGGAGTAGATGTTTTTCTTCTTAGCGACACCAACCCGGCAAGGGGTCGACGGATCATTCGATTTGCGAAGGTGGTAACCGATTAACCTGCCAGCCTGCCTGATCAAGGCAAACCCCGGCGATCACAGCACTGCGACCTGATCAAGGCCAGCAATTTCCGTAAAGGATCAGCACCTGTTTACCACAAATAGAATTGCGCAATAGCCTATGGGAATTCAGCCAGCGAATGGCTTCAAATTAAACTAACTTATAGAAGAAAAACCTGTATCCAACCAACAAATCAGCAGAAAATACCAAGCCGGTCAAAAACCAGACAACCCAGGGTTTTCAGCTATGACATTGCCTTTCTCGCGCGAAAAACACTACGCCTTTCAGTCGGACAGCATCAGTTTACGTCCGGTGGCAGAGCTGTTTCTGCTACCCGACGGCGTGGTGTTTGCCGATATCGGCTGGTGCCAGCCAAAAGGTTGTTCGTTCAGCCCGTTCGTTCGCGTGCAGCAGCAAGACCTGAATAAACTGGTAGAGGTCGCCCCCTCATCAGAAGCAGGCAGGGCGTTACAGGCCTGGCAGCAAAGTAAAGAGGAACTGGGTGAGATGGCCTCAAGCGCGACATGCCTGACAGCGGTGCAGAAACTCTACCCTGCTGCCAGACACTGCGATCATGAGCGGATCACCGGCTAGCGGTTACCGGGCGTGAACTGGATAGGAAGTTCGAGGGTTTCCCGTACTTCTTCCATCACGATGTAACTTTTGGAGTTTTTCACTCCGGGCAGGGTCAGCAGCATATCACCAAGCAGGGCCCGGTACTGCGACATATCGTTGATACGGGCCTTAAGCAGGTAATCCGCATCACCGGAAACCAGATGACACTCCAGAATATACGGCAGCTCTTCCACCGCCTTATTAAAGCTCTGAAACGCATCCGGGGTCTGGTATGAGAGAGAGATCTCGACAAATACCAGCATACTGTATTCCAGCAACTGAGGGTTCAGTCGCGCATAGTACCCCTCGATATAGCCCTCTTTTTCCAGCCGTTTGACTCGCTCAATACAGGGGGTTGAGCTGAGCCCCACCTTCTCTGCCAGATCAACATAGCTGATCCGGCCATCTTTCTGCAGGGTTCTGAGGATGCTGACATCGAGCCGATCCAGGGTGCGCTTTTTACTGTTTGCCATGCACTATAATCCACTAGAAAAGCAAATATTCGCAGTAATTTATCCTTTAAATACCAAAAATTCAAAGCCTTCCAATGCTTAAAACCAAATAAACTAGCGTTTTCTCATTCAACAAAAATAACTTCTATTCAATGAGGTTGCGTTATGCAGGTACTGGTTCTGGGTGCAGGTGTGGTTGGCGTTACGAGCGCTTGGTATTTGGCCAAGGCCGGCCATGAGGTAACTATAATCGATCGACAGGTAGATGTCGCGTTAGAAACGAGTTACGGCAATGCGGGTCAGATCTCTCCGGGTTACTCGGCACCATGGGCGGGTCCGGGGATTCCACTGAAAGCCGTCAAATGGCTGATGCAGGATCTGGCTCCGTTTATGATCAGCGGTAAAGAGGTCGATGCTCAGACGCTGGGCTGGATGACCAAGATGCTCAGCAACTGTACCGAAAACGCCTACCATACCAATAAAGGCCGTATGGTGCGCCTGGCCGAGTACAGCCGCGACTGTTTTATCGACCTGCGTAAAGAACTGGATATCCATTACGATGAGCGCAGCAAAGGTACGCTGCAGCTTTTCCGGACAGATAAACAGGTTAAAGACTCGAAGAAAGATATCTCCGTACTCGAAGAAACCGGTGTTAACTTCCAGGTGCTGGACGTTGACGGTTGTGTTGAATACGAACCGGCACTGGCCCATGTCCGTGAAAAGATCGTCGGCGGCCTGCGCCTGCCGGGCGATGAAACCGGCGACTGCTTCAAATTCACCAACGCTCTGGCGGATGAATGCCGCAAGCTGGGTGTGAAGTTTGTTATGAAAACTGAAGTGCTCGGCATCAACGCTCAGGGCGATGAGATCACCAGCATCACCACATCACGTGGTGAGATGACCGCTGATTCTTACGTGGTGGCACTGGGCAGCTACTCGACTCCGGTCCTGTCGAAAATTGGCCTGAAGGTTCCGGTATACCCTATCAAGGGTTACTCCCTCACGCTGCCGATTCTGGATGAGAGCCGTGCACCCACCTCCACCGTCATGGATGAAACCTACAAGGTGGCGGTTACCCGTTTTGACGATCGCATCCGGGTCGGCGGTACTGCCGAGATCGCCTCCTACAACAAGGAGCTGGAAGCCAAACGTAAAGCCAACGTTGCCTTTGTTGTGGGCGACCTGTTCCCGGGTGGCGGTGATATCGAACACGCTGAGTTCTGGACCGGCCTGCGGCCGATGACGCCGGACGGTACCCCGATTCTCGGTGAAACCAAATACTCCAACCTGTTCCTGAACACAGGCCACGGCACACTGGGCTGGACAATGTCTCTGGGCTCAGCGAAATATCTGGCCGACGTCATCAGCCAGAAAACGCCGGATATCGACAGCGAAGGCCTGTCCGTAGCCCGCTACGCATAAACACTTTCTAACCCAACACAGGCTTCAGTCACTGCGGTGACTGGAGCTGATCTATTGATGATTAAGGAAATAACCATGAGCAACAAAACAATTATCTCCACAGACAAAGCGCCTGCAGCCATCGGTACCTACTCTCAGGCCGTTAAAGTCGACAACACAGTTTACCTGTCCGGCCAGATCCCACTGAACCCGGAAACCATGGAGATGGTGACTGAATCTTTCGAAGCTCAGGCAGTTCAGGTATTCGAAAACCTGAAAGCCGTTGCCGAAGCGGCAGGCGGCAGCGTAAACGATTTTGTTAAAATTACAGTACTGCTGTCTGACCTTGAGTTCTTCGCTCAGGTTAACGAACTGATGGAAAAATACTTCGAAGCACCTTACCCTGCCCGCGCAGCTTACGCAGTTAAAGCGCTGCCAAAAGGTGCAGATATCGAAATCGAAGCGGTTATGGTTGTATAACAGGACCGTATATTAGGAGTAGCTATGGCACGAGCAGCCACCGCCACCATTAATTTGTCGGCCATTCGCCACAATTATGAGCTGGCCAAATCCATGGCACCGGAGCAACGCGCTCTGGCGATCATCAAAGCGGATGCCTACGGCCACGGTGCTGTACGTGTCGCTGAAGCACTCAGCGATATCGCTGACGGTTTCGGTGTTGCCTGTATCGAAGAAGCGGTCGAACTTCGCGAAGCGGGTGTTACCCTGCCGATTCTGCTGCTGGAAGGTTTTTTCAGCGCAGATGAACTGGAATACATTAGCGAAAATCAGCTCTGGTGCACCGTTCACAGTTGGGAACAGATCGAAGCCCTGCAGACAGCCAGCCTGAAACAGCCGATCAAAATCTGGCTGAAAATGGACAGCGGCATGCACCGGGTTGGTATTCAGCCTGCTGATTACAAAGACGCCTATTCCCGTCTGTCAGAGATGGATCAGGTCAGTGATATCGTCATGATGAGCCACTTCTCTTCGGCAGATGAGCCGGAGAAACCCGTGACTGACACCCAGATCGCCACCTTTAATCAGGCGACTGAAGGTCTGGATTCACCCGTCAGTCTGGCCAACTCTGCAGGCACCATGGAACACAACGGCGCACGTCGCGAATTCCAGCGTCCGGGCATCATGCTCTATGGCGCAACCCCGTTTATGACCTCACATCCGGTAGCCGACAAACTGCAGCCCGCGATGACCCTGAGCTCTGAAGTGATCGCTGTGCGTGAACTGGAAGCGGGTGAACCGGTAGGTTACGGCTGCACCTTCGTGTGCGACAAGCCAAGCCGGGTCGGTACGGTCGCGATGGGTTACGCCGATGGTTACCCGCGTCATGCCAAAACCGGAACACCGGTACTGGTGAATGGGCAGATGAGCCGGATTATCGGCCGTGTATCCATGGATATGCTGGCAGTCGACCTGACCGATATCGATGATGCCAAAGTAGGCAGCCCGGTTGAGTTCTGGGGCGAAAACCTGCTCGCATCCGACGTTGCGGTGCACTGTGACACCATTCCTTACACCCTGTTTACCGGCATCACCCGCCGGGTACACAAGAAATATATCTGAGGTTCAGAATGAGTATTGAACGTATCGAATCCACTGAACGCATGAGCCGTATCGTTAAGCACAACGGTACCGTTTACCTCTGCGGTCAGACCGCAGGCGAAGCCCAGTGGGATATCGCCGAGCAGACCCAGCGCTGCCTCGACAAAATTGATGATCTGCTGGCCAAAGCCGGTAGCAGCCGCAACCAGATGCTGTCTGTCACCATCTACATCCGCGATATGAAAGACTTCGCAGCCATGAACGCCGTATGGGATGCCTGGGTATCTGAGTGCGAAAAGCCGGCCCGCGCCTGCGTTGAAGCACGCATGGCCCGCCCGGAAATTCTGGTCGAGCTTTCGGTCACTGCGGCTTACTGAGCAACAGTACATCTCAGCAAGATGATCCAAGCAGCCTCCGGGCTGCTTTTTTGTTGGTTTAACCGTAAAGCCAACTGTCAGCTTTCCTGGGGCCATTCCTCTTCCGGCGGATTAGTCTCCCGATCCATTCCCCTGACCACTTTAGCTAACAGAGCGAGTAACTGTTCATAGTCCTCTTCACCCAGAATATTGATAATTCTTTCCTGCGAACCTTTGGCTGCCAGAAGCGCCTCAGCAAAAGCGGAGCGCCCTTCGGCAGTTAACCTGACTAACCTTTGTCGGGTATCACTCGGCATCGTTTTACGCTCGATATACCCCTTGGCAATCAGCTTCTTGATCACCAGTCCTGTGGTGGATTTATCAAGATCCAGCAGACGGCCGATATTAGATTGAGGCATATGGTCAACAAAGCTCAGAATAAAGAGAACATCATACTGTTGCGCTGTCAGACCGGTCTTTTCACAGGCTTTTTCAAAAAAATTACGGGTCTCGTAGAACCCTCGCCGCATCATGAAACCCGGACGTTTCAGCAACGCCTGGACGATCTCAACCTCTTGTAACTCATAGCGCATATGCAAATAGCTTCCGCAGGATTAATGTCTTTGCCCGGTAATATTAAGGGGAATCCTTACAGATAACACGCCCCGGCAACCATCAATCTGCATATGAGCAGGCTTTTTCCGGCAAAACAACTTCGGTGCACGACAAAAGAGAGGAACAGTCACGAAAAGGCTGGTTCACAGATTGCTCAACGTGCTCCCCGGTTACAACCGGTTACATGCTTTTACATCGGATTTCTTGAACTGAGGATCAGAGGGTACTAGATTTAAATCCAATATAGTATGACGTCTTACTATATCGACAAGAAACACCCAATTACGACCGCTAACGTTCTTGGATTATTCTCGTCGACGAAACAGAAGGCTCTGTCATAACGGATGCACCCCTTCGCAACCTCACTGGCAGAGCGGCAACTCAGCTTCTAACGGCAAATATTATGAAAAAAAATAAGATCAGCCTCGCCGCATGTATCTCCGCAGCTCTCCTGGCTCCAACAGCCCAGGCAGGGCTGTTTGATGATGCAACCACCACCCTCAGGTATGCGAACTACCCATGGACAGGCGACACTAAAGACAGTGCATCCGGCATCCCCACATACAAAGAGGGAGAATGGGTTCATGCACTGGAAGTGAAATACCACTCCGGATACTTCAACGATGTCATCGGCTTCGATTACGGCATCTATGGGGTCGATACTATCTCTACCAAAAGCGATGCCACTCGCACACAAAACATTGATGGCGTGAACGACGAAGGACACGGCGGCACTAATCTGGCCTACCTGAAATCGAAGTTTCAACTGGGAGACTGGGACTTACGAGCGGGCTACGGAAAAAAGCGACGGGCATTCGAAACCTATGAAGACTTCAATTACCGTATTGTCGAGGCTACCACGGTCGGGGCCGATATCAGCCTGAGTCGGGATGACCTCTCCCTCTACGCCACAGTTATTGATAAAGCCAGCCGCCGTAATCAGGACAATTTTGGCGGAGACCTTAAAACGTTCCTCGGTGAAACGATCGATAACATCTCAGTCTTCGGGCTGAAATATCAACCGTCGAAAGCATGGACCTTTAAAGCAGAGCATCTGGAAGCCAAAGATTATATCAAGCGCGATTTTCTGGGTGTGAACTACAACTACCCCCTGAACGACACGCAGAGCCTCAACCTTGATGGTCGCTTTGGCACCATGAAAGACGCCGGCGATCTCTTTGAGCGAGTCCCCCTGGGCCAGTACGCAAACGACCCCGATGGCCTCGATGCCAGTTTTAATGAACTGGCTCTCACCTTCAAAGATAAAGAGCTGGGCTATTACGCCACCCTCTGGCGTACTGACGTCAACGGCGATGACTTCAACCGAATTCTGTTCACTGAAGATCATGGGTGGTGGGCATCCCGCACACAGCTCTGGCAATGGTCCGGACTTGAAGGTGAAACCTCCTACGGTGTGAAAGCTGGCATCGATTTCAGCAAGCACAATATTCCCGGCCTTTCTCTCCACGCTACGGCTGTACGATCGAACTCTGCCGAAGGCTACGACGACTTCAGCCGGCAGGAGTTCCGTACTGTGGCCATGTACAAATTTCAGCAGCCTGTGCTGAAAGGTCTCAGCGTAGTTTGGCTGCATATCGATCACGAAGCAGAAGGTACACCTGATGGCATCCGCAGAACAGGAACCGGCGCGGGCCCAACCGCGCTGGCTCAAGGCGATGCTGACCGGATCTATATCAACTATGTGAAAAAGTTCTGAGGTGAAACCCATGAAAAAACAGATACTGGCCGCCTCGATGGCAGCAACGATCTCCGTCTCTGCTTTCGCGGCTGAGCAGAAACCGAACATCCTGTTTATTCTGACAGATAATCAGCATTCCGGTTTACTCGGCGCCTATGGCAATAAAGAGATTAAAACCCCTAATATCGACCAACTTGCTGAAGAAGGCGTCAAGTTTACCAACGCCTTTGCGGTAAATGGCATGTGCTCCCCAACACGAGCAACCCTGATGACTGGTCTGATGCCATCCCAACACGGACTTCATGACTGGCTGAACGACGAACAGATGAAGGAGTGGCCCCGAGACTGGTCGGCGGTGGCCGAATTCCGCTCCGTGCCTTATACACTGAAAGAGAACGGTTATCAGACAGCCATGATTGGCAAATGGCATCTGGGTCAACCCTGGGAACCTTCTCTGGGCTTTGACCACTGGATGACATTCACCAGTGGTCATACTCTGGATTTCTGGAACAACACGGTTATCGAAAACGGTCAGGTGACGGATATTTCAGGCCGACACATGGTGGACTACTTTGGCGATAAAGCCGTTGAGTATCTGGAAAACTATGATTCCGACAAGCCATTCTTCCTGAAAGTATCCTTTGATGGCCCCTACATGGATCCACCTACCAACATGGGGCCTGCCAAGAACCGGCACTACGAATACTACAAGAACAAACACCTCAGCTCCTTTCCCAACGAACCGGTCAGCAAAAACTACGTGGACCAGTTGGTTGAATTTGCGAAAACCGGACAGGATAAAGAGTTCCTGAACCGGATCATCAAAATGGTGATTGGCAATATGGCCGGTGATCAGGCAACACGCGCCAATATGGCTTCGCAGAACACCCTGGTCGATGACAATGTGGGCCGCCTGATGGAGACCCTGAAAAAGAAAGGGCTGTCAGACAACACCATTGTGATTTACAGCTCAGATCAGGGAGTTTACTACGGTCAACACGGCTTATGGACACATACGGTACTGAGCCAGCCATCCACCCTGCAGGAAACAGCGTTCCAGATTCCGCTGATTGTCCGAAAACCGGGTGAAGCTGAAGGCAAAACCGTTAGCAACCTGATCGGCCAATATGATATCCCGGCGACCATTCTTGATCTGGCCGGAATCAAACAAACCCTGCCGAACTCCCCGGGACGCAGTTTTTCGTCCATGCTCGGCGCCCAGAAAGTTGGCGAGATCCACGATGCGGTTTTCTATGAGCAGACGGAATCCCGCGCTATTCGAACCCAGCAATATGCATACTGGAAACGCATGGATGCTGACTTTGGTCCAAACGAGCTTTATGACATGCAGAAGGACCCTTACCAGAAAAAAAACCTGGCAGAACTGGAAGCATACCAGCCTGTCATTGCTGATCTGGACAAGAAACTGGAAGCATTTTACGCCACCTACACCGATCCGAAATATGATCTGTGGAAAGGCGGCACGGCAAAGGGAACCATCTCTTATCCCCAGAAATTCAAGCAACGTTTTGGTGATCAGTGGGAGCTGAAAACCGAAATTCTTCCTTCGTTTTCTGAGTAATACTTGAGGTCTGGTCAGGATGAAACACATGAAGTCAGTCACTCCCGTTCGCAGCCTGCTACTGTGCCTGACCAGCCTATTCTTCTCTGCAAACCCGGCCGCTGCCGACTATATCGGTTCCACCGAATGCGGGACATGCCATACAGAACAGCTTCACAAATGGCAGCAGTCTCATCATAAACAGGCGATGACACCGGTAGAGGAGATACAGCTTCCCCAATTCGATGGTCAGGTGTTTGAACTGTCTGACCGTACAATACACTTTATTAAAAAACACAACAGTTACCTTATCCGGGAACAGCAGGAGGGTCAGCACAGGGATTACCCGGTAAGATATGCGCTCGGTTTCTACCCACTGCAGCAATACCTGGTTGATGTCGGACAGGGTAAACTGCAGGTATTTGATATTGCCTGGGACAGCCGCTCCGCTGAAGCGGGCGGACAACGTTGGTTTTCAGTTAACAACGAGCCAGATCACGACAGTCTGAACTGGAAACACAGTCTGATGAACTGGAACAGCCGCTGTGCCAGTTGCCACACTACGGCCTTCAACCGCGACTACTCACCGTCCAGTGGGCGCTATAACAGCCATTGGACAGAACCTCATGTGGGTTGTGAGTCCTGCCATGGACCGGGTCGAAAGCACCTCGACTGGGCACTGGGAAAGATCGCAAACGCACCGCAAAAAGGCCTCAATTACCTTTTGTCCTCCCCACAAAACTGGAACAATCGACAACCACAGCCTAAGTCCACCGGCACACCGAATGTAAAACTGGACGAAACTGAAATCTGTTTCAACTGCCATGCCCGAAGGCAGCTACTGAAAAATGAAACCAACAATGAGCCATTTTCTGAAACATCCACACTCCGTCTTCTGGAGCCTGAACTCTACTTCCCTGACGGGCAGATAAAGGATGAAGTGTTCGTTGCCGGTTCTTTTCTCCAGAGCAAAATGTACCGGGCAGGGGTGACCTGCAGTAACTGCCATGATCCACACAACAATGAGCTGACCCAACCGGGCAATAAGATCTGTACTCAATGTCACAGCCCGCAGACCTACGACACACAGGCGCACCACCAGCATGCAGATAATTCCGGTAGCGCATGTGTCAGTTGCCATATGCCCAGTCGTACCTATATGGGTGTAGATGAGAGACACGACCATGGTTTTCAGGTGCCTGACCCGATGCTCAGCCTTCAGCTCAACACACCCAATGTCTGCGCACAGTGCCATCAAGAAGCCAGCAGCCGTGACTGGCTGAAACAACAGAGCACTCACTTTAGCTCAAAAGGTCAGCCGAATA encodes the following:
- the cbiM gene encoding cobalt transporter CbiM — translated: MHIVDGALAVPVLAAGAALTVAGVAIGLKKMDYDHLPQVGVLSAAFFIASYIHLPIGFSSVHLILNGLIGLALGWAAFPALLVALFLQAVFFGFGGFLVLGVNAVNIALPAVLIYYLCRPGIQASSPKLAAFWGAVGGAGSIVLTTIMVAFSLMLSGEAFLLAAKATFVAHIPVMVVEGFVTAAAVLLIRKVKPAFLGLDEEKVYG
- a CDS encoding DUF4198 domain-containing protein; this encodes MFKKFAVSALAGAALYSSLAQAHFQMVYTPDLLRERGGQITLKMPFTHPADNGHVMAVDRPEQFYVIKKGQKTDLLGQVNPAQWSSNENRGESYEADVKLRGLGDYVFVYQMAPYLEAAEDLYIQQITKTIVNVGSLPTDWDQELGLDAEIVPLTKPYAIYAGGTFTGIVKSAGEPVPFAELEVEYINYEPDLTQNAFAKEANMKVPSDVFITMTIKADANGTFTFGIPKAGQWGFVALGVGPKTEHKGKELSQDAVIWVQAHPAD
- a CDS encoding STAS/SEC14 domain-containing protein, with amino-acid sequence MLYVLPETTGDIIVLQANGTLTTADYTETFLPLFDHVKNTHPEVRLLITFAPDFEGFEAGALWEDMKFGTQHASDFHRVAIVGDAKWTDWMSKVADLLMKGEIRHYRMTQLLEALRWINDEDEDDEENEPLYPFGG
- a CDS encoding alanine/glycine:cation symporter family protein, whose translation is MEALSNLIGQINGIVWGPMMLVLILGVGLFLQLGLRLMPILKLGTGFKLLWNGRQTSESDKESGEISPFQALMTAMSATVGTGNIAGVATAVFLGGPGALFWMWCTALVGMATKYSEAVLAVKYREVDEDGNHVGGPMYYIKNGLGSKWAWMGTAFAIFGTIAGFGIGNTVQSNSVAAVLEANFSMPTWVTGVILMVLTAAVLLGGIKRIGAVAGSLVPLMAISYLIAGLVVLAINAEAIPHALDLIFTYAFTESAAEGGFAGAAVWAAIRFGVARGVFSNEAGLGSAPIAHAASQTKDPVRQGLIAMLGTFLDTIIICSITGLVIITSGVWTSGESGAALTSAAFAAALPGVGNYIVAIALAIFAFTTILGWSLYGERCAEYLFGVKVIMPFRVLWIISVFVGTTISLDFVWLLADTLNAMMAIPNLIALALLSPVVFRLTREYFDAQAPSLQGK
- a CDS encoding Lrp/AsnC ligand binding domain-containing protein → MANSKKRTLDRLDVSILRTLQKDGRISYVDLAEKVGLSSTPCIERVKRLEKEGYIEGYYARLNPQLLEYSMLVFVEISLSYQTPDAFQSFNKAVEELPYILECHLVSGDADYLLKARINDMSQYRALLGDMLLTLPGVKNSKSYIVMEEVRETLELPIQFTPGNR
- a CDS encoding D-amino acid dehydrogenase: MQVLVLGAGVVGVTSAWYLAKAGHEVTIIDRQVDVALETSYGNAGQISPGYSAPWAGPGIPLKAVKWLMQDLAPFMISGKEVDAQTLGWMTKMLSNCTENAYHTNKGRMVRLAEYSRDCFIDLRKELDIHYDERSKGTLQLFRTDKQVKDSKKDISVLEETGVNFQVLDVDGCVEYEPALAHVREKIVGGLRLPGDETGDCFKFTNALADECRKLGVKFVMKTEVLGINAQGDEITSITTSRGEMTADSYVVALGSYSTPVLSKIGLKVPVYPIKGYSLTLPILDESRAPTSTVMDETYKVAVTRFDDRIRVGGTAEIASYNKELEAKRKANVAFVVGDLFPGGGDIEHAEFWTGLRPMTPDGTPILGETKYSNLFLNTGHGTLGWTMSLGSAKYLADVISQKTPDIDSEGLSVARYA
- a CDS encoding Rid family detoxifying hydrolase; this encodes MSNKTIISTDKAPAAIGTYSQAVKVDNTVYLSGQIPLNPETMEMVTESFEAQAVQVFENLKAVAEAAGGSVNDFVKITVLLSDLEFFAQVNELMEKYFEAPYPARAAYAVKALPKGADIEIEAVMVV